TCCCCAAAGGGCCAGGACGGAGGGGCGCGCCTTTTCCAGGACCACGCGCAACTTGGCGACGACCTGGCTGGGCGTCCCCGCGATAAGCTGGCCGCTGGCAAGCTGCTGCTCAAAGCTGGCGAAGGTGCGCTTTCCAGCGGGGGCATGCTGCTGGGCAACGGTGCGCCGGGCCCACGCGCCCAGGTAGCCAGACGGCATGACCCACGCGGGATTGCTCATCGAATACTCGCCTTGCATCCAAAGGAACTGCCTGGCCAGCGCCATCGCCTTTTCTTCCGTCTCCGCCACCTGACACCTGCTAAGGTAGCCCCGGTGCTCCGGCCCGGCCTGGTAGCCTGCGGCCTTGGCGGCCTGATCGTAAATCTTCCAGATAGCCAGGGTGTCATCAATGGTGGTGTTGAGGGCGATATAGGGATAGGCGCGCTCCGCAGCAAAGACGATGGTCTCTTTGCTGGAGATGCCGGGTATCCAGACGCGCGGGAAGGGCCGCTGCATGGGCAGCACCCATGGGTTGACGACACGCATCTGGTAGTGCTCGCCCTCCCAGCGGAAGGGGCCGGGAGTGGTCCACGTCTTGAGGATGAGGTCGTGGGCCTCCACAAAGCGATCGCGGTTGTAGACGGGGTTGGTGTTGGTGGCCAGGGCTTCAACCCCGCCGCCGCGGACGAAGCCGCTGACGATGCGCCCTTTAGAGATGAGGTCTATCATCGCAAGCTCTTCCGCGATGCGCACGGGGTTATCGCTGACGGGCAGGGGGTTGCCCAAAAGAACGATCTTCACGCGCTTGGTGGCGGCGGCAAGGATGGAGGCGAAGATGTGGATCTTGGCCTGCATGCAGAAGGGGGCGTTGTGGTGCTCGTTCAGCATGATGCCGTCCACGCCGCACTCCTCAGCATAGAGGTACTCCTCAAGCCGCTCGTTGTAGAGGCGGCTGGCAACCTCGGCATCGAAGTAGCGGTTGGAGAAGAGCAGCGTGGTCTGGCCGAAATCGCGCGCGGCATCCTCCGGGAAGGACGAAAAGGGCTGCTCCGTGAAATACATCAGATGCACAGGCGGGGTCTCCTGAAGGGTCCAACTCCACGTGTGGGCTATTCTACCGATTGAAGAGGCATCTTGCGAATCAGGAGTCTGAAGGCCCGTATAATGCGGTGGCCGCCGCTGGAGGCGCAAGCCGCACGGCGCAAGGAGCGGGTATGACAGGGAAGCCAATCGGCATCGGCGTCATCGGCACCGGCTTCGGCGTGCGGGTGCAGGTCCCCGTCTGGTTGCAAACGCCCGGAGTACGTGTGACAGCAGTCTGCAGCAGCAGCAAGGCTCGCGCTGAGCAGGTCGCCCAGCGCTTCGGCATCCCTCACGCCGTGACCTCCGCGCGGGAGCTTGCAGAGCTCCCTGATGTTCATCTGGTGTGCGTCGCCACGCCGCCCCACCTCCACTACGAAGGGTCCATGGCGGCCATCGCGGCGGGCAAGCACGTCCTCTGCGATAAGCCCTTCGCGCTGGACGAGCGCCAGGGCTTCGCCATGCTGGAGGCGGCCAAGAAGCGAGGCGTCCTCCACCTGACAAACTACGAGTTCCGCACGGTGCCGGCGCGGCTAGAGATGCGCCGCCGTATCCAGGAGGGCGAGATCGGCAAAATCATGCATGCCCATGTCACCACCTTTGGAAACTTTGTCTACGCGAACGAGGGAAGAACGGCGCGCTGGTGGTACGAGGCGAAGTCCGGCGGCGGCTGGATCGGCGCCTCGGGATCGCACACGATTGACATGCTCCGCTTCCTTTTCGGTGAAATCACCCGCGTCAGCGCTCAATTGGATACCTATGTGAAGGACCACCGCCTGATAGACGGCAGCACAATCCGAACGGACGTTGACGATACGTTCTTCCTCCTCTTCCGCTTCGCCAGCGGCGCGATGGGCGCCTTTCTTTCAGGCGCGGCCATCGCCGCGGGCGGCGCAGGTATGCGCCTGGAGGCCTACGGGATGGAGGGGACCTTGGCGCTGGAGGGCGACAAGCTGTTCGGCGCGAAAAAGGGCGAGCGCAAGCTAGAGCTCATCCCAACGGCCACCCTGCCGATGCCCACGGGCGTGACGGACCCCCATTACGCGCCCTTCCTGGCCTGGACGCGCCTGATCGTGGAGGCCATCCAGCAAGAGCGCCACATCGCCCCGAGCTTCTACGACGGCTGGCGGAGCCAGCAGGTGATTGACGCGGCGCGGCAATCGCAGCGCGAGGGTAGATGGGTGGAAATCGCTCCGTAAGGGGACGACGTTCTCTTCACCACTATGACCCTTCGCGCGCAGAAGACTGCAGACAACGCCGATGGCTGCGGAAGAGCCGCCCGCACTCTTCTGGTCGCTACGGCGCTCTGCCTCGCGCTGGCGGCTTGCGGCGGCGACGAAGACGAGGGGCTGCCCGGAACGCCACGGCCTACGCCCACGCCTACGATAGACCCCGTCCAGGCGACCGTTGATGCGAAGATCCGCCTGGCCATCGCCTCCATCCCTACCGCCACGCCCATCGTCTTTCCTACTTTCCCTCCATTCCC
The nucleotide sequence above comes from Chloroflexota bacterium. Encoded proteins:
- a CDS encoding LLM class flavin-dependent oxidoreductase; amino-acid sequence: MHLMYFTEQPFSSFPEDAARDFGQTTLLFSNRYFDAEVASRLYNERLEEYLYAEECGVDGIMLNEHHNAPFCMQAKIHIFASILAAATKRVKIVLLGNPLPVSDNPVRIAEELAMIDLISKGRIVSGFVRGGGVEALATNTNPVYNRDRFVEAHDLILKTWTTPGPFRWEGEHYQMRVVNPWVLPMQRPFPRVWIPGISSKETIVFAAERAYPYIALNTTIDDTLAIWKIYDQAAKAAGYQAGPEHRGYLSRCQVAETEEKAMALARQFLWMQGEYSMSNPAWVMPSGYLGAWARRTVAQQHAPAGKRTFASFEQQLASGQLIAGTPSQVVAKLRVVLEKARPSVLALWGNDGRVSHQDSMTCIRLLGQEVMPALREIGKSLGLDSPFEKNSPVSLSHAGSVT
- a CDS encoding Gfo/Idh/MocA family oxidoreductase — its product is MTGKPIGIGVIGTGFGVRVQVPVWLQTPGVRVTAVCSSSKARAEQVAQRFGIPHAVTSARELAELPDVHLVCVATPPHLHYEGSMAAIAAGKHVLCDKPFALDERQGFAMLEAAKKRGVLHLTNYEFRTVPARLEMRRRIQEGEIGKIMHAHVTTFGNFVYANEGRTARWWYEAKSGGGWIGASGSHTIDMLRFLFGEITRVSAQLDTYVKDHRLIDGSTIRTDVDDTFFLLFRFASGAMGAFLSGAAIAAGGAGMRLEAYGMEGTLALEGDKLFGAKKGERKLELIPTATLPMPTGVTDPHYAPFLAWTRLIVEAIQQERHIAPSFYDGWRSQQVIDAARQSQREGRWVEIAP